A single Streptococcus thermophilus DNA region contains:
- the fusA gene encoding elongation factor G — MAREFSLAKTRNIGIMAHVDAGKTTTTERILYYTGKIHKIGETHEGASQMDWMEQEQERGITITSAATTAQWNGHRVNIIDTPGHVDFTIEVQRSLRVLDGAVTVLDSQSGVEPQTETVWRQATEYGVPRIVFANKMDKIGADFLYSVSTLHDRLQANAHPIQLPIGAEDDFRGIIDLIKMKAEIYTNDLGTDILEEDIPAEYVDQANEYREKLIEAVAETDEDLMMKYLEGEEITNDELKAAIRRATINVEFFPVLCGSAFKNKGVQLMLDAVIDYLPSPLDIPAIKGINPDTGEEETRPASDEAPFAALAFKIMTDPFVGRLTFIRVYSGILQSGSYVMNTSKGKRERIGRILQMHANSRQEIEQVYAGDIAAAIGLKDTTTGDSLTDEKAKVILESIEVPEPVIQLMVEPKTKADQDKMAIGLQKLAEEDPTFRVETNPETGETVISGMGELHLDVLVDRLKREHKVEANVGAPQVSYRETFRAATQARGFFKRQSGGKGQFGDVWIEFTPNEEGKGFEFENAIVGGVVPREFIPAVEKGLEESMANGVLAGYPMVDIKAKLYDGSYHDVDSSETAFKIAASLALKEAAKTAQPTILEPMMLVTITVPEENLGDVMGHVTARRGRVDGMEAHGNSQIVRAYVPLAEMFGYATTLRSATQGRGTFMMVFDHYEDVPKSVQEEIIKKNSGEA; from the coding sequence ATGGCACGCGAATTTTCACTTGCAAAAACTCGTAATATCGGTATCATGGCCCACGTCGATGCTGGTAAAACAACTACAACAGAGCGTATCCTTTACTACACTGGTAAAATTCATAAAATCGGTGAAACTCACGAAGGTGCATCACAAATGGACTGGATGGAGCAAGAACAAGAACGTGGTATCACAATCACTTCTGCCGCTACAACAGCGCAATGGAATGGTCACCGTGTTAACATCATCGATACACCAGGACACGTGGACTTCACTATCGAAGTACAACGTTCACTCCGTGTATTGGATGGTGCCGTAACCGTTCTTGACTCACAATCAGGTGTAGAACCTCAAACTGAAACAGTTTGGCGTCAAGCAACTGAGTATGGTGTTCCACGTATCGTATTTGCTAACAAAATGGATAAAATCGGTGCTGACTTCCTTTACTCAGTAAGCACACTTCATGATCGTCTTCAAGCAAATGCACACCCAATTCAATTACCAATCGGTGCTGAAGATGACTTCCGTGGTATCATTGACTTGATTAAAATGAAAGCTGAAATCTATACTAATGACCTAGGTACAGATATTCTTGAAGAAGATATTCCAGCTGAATACGTAGATCAAGCAAACGAATACCGTGAAAAATTGATCGAAGCAGTTGCTGAAACTGACGAAGATTTGATGATGAAATACCTTGAAGGTGAAGAAATCACTAACGATGAATTGAAAGCAGCTATTCGTCGTGCTACAATTAACGTTGAATTCTTCCCAGTTCTTTGTGGTTCAGCCTTCAAAAACAAAGGTGTTCAATTGATGCTTGATGCGGTTATTGACTACCTTCCAAGTCCACTTGATATTCCAGCCATCAAAGGTATTAACCCAGATACAGGCGAAGAAGAAACTCGTCCTGCTTCTGATGAAGCGCCATTTGCAGCTCTTGCCTTTAAGATCATGACTGACCCTTTTGTAGGTCGTTTAACATTTATCCGTGTTTACTCAGGAATCCTTCAATCAGGTTCTTACGTAATGAATACTTCTAAAGGTAAACGTGAACGTATCGGACGAATCCTTCAAATGCACGCTAACAGCCGTCAAGAAATCGAACAAGTTTATGCCGGTGATATCGCTGCTGCTATCGGTTTGAAAGATACTACAACTGGTGACTCATTGACTGATGAAAAAGCTAAAGTTATTCTTGAGTCAATCGAAGTTCCAGAACCAGTTATCCAATTGATGGTTGAGCCTAAGACTAAAGCTGACCAAGATAAAATGGCTATCGGTCTTCAAAAACTTGCTGAAGAAGATCCAACATTCCGTGTTGAAACTAACCCTGAAACTGGTGAAACTGTTATCTCTGGTATGGGTGAACTTCACCTTGATGTCCTTGTTGACCGTTTGAAACGTGAACACAAGGTTGAAGCCAATGTTGGTGCCCCACAAGTATCATATCGTGAAACATTCCGTGCTGCAACACAAGCACGTGGATTCTTCAAACGCCAATCAGGTGGTAAAGGTCAATTTGGTGACGTTTGGATTGAATTTACTCCAAACGAAGAAGGTAAAGGATTCGAATTCGAAAATGCTATCGTTGGTGGTGTGGTTCCACGTGAATTCATCCCTGCAGTAGAAAAAGGATTGGAAGAATCAATGGCTAATGGTGTCCTTGCTGGATACCCAATGGTTGACATTAAAGCTAAGCTTTATGATGGTTCATACCACGATGTCGATTCATCTGAAACTGCCTTTAAGATTGCTGCATCTCTTGCACTTAAAGAAGCTGCTAAGACTGCACAACCAACTATTCTTGAGCCAATGATGCTTGTAACTATCACTGTTCCAGAAGAGAACCTTGGTGATGTTATGGGTCACGTTACTGCTCGTCGTGGACGTGTTGATGGTATGGAAGCACACGGTAACAGCCAAATCGTTCGTGCCTATGTACCACTTGCTGAAA
- the rpsG gene encoding 30S ribosomal protein S7, with translation MSRKNRAPKREVLADPLYNSKIVTRLINRVMLDGKRGTAATIVYDAFEQIKEATGNDALEVFETAMDNIMPVLEVRARRVGGSNYQVPVEVRPERRTTLGLRWLVNASRARGEHTMKERLAKEIMDAANNTGAAVKKREDTHKMAEANRAFAHFRW, from the coding sequence ATGAGTCGTAAAAATAGAGCGCCTAAACGCGAAGTATTGGCAGATCCATTGTACAATTCAAAAATTGTTACACGTCTTATCAACCGTGTAATGCTTGATGGTAAACGTGGTACTGCTGCAACAATCGTATACGATGCTTTCGAGCAAATCAAAGAAGCAACTGGAAACGATGCTCTTGAAGTATTCGAAACAGCTATGGACAACATCATGCCTGTACTTGAAGTACGTGCACGTCGTGTTGGTGGTTCAAACTACCAAGTCCCAGTTGAAGTTCGTCCAGAACGTCGTACAACTCTTGGTCTTCGTTGGTTGGTTAACGCATCACGTGCGCGTGGTGAACACACTATGAAAGAACGTCTTGCAAAAGAAATCATGGATGCTGCAAACAACACTGGAGCAGCAGTTAAGAAACGTGAAGATACTCACAAAATGGCTGAAGCAAACCGTGCCTTTGCACACTTCCGCTGGTAA
- the rpsL gene encoding 30S ribosomal protein S12 — MPTINQLVRKPRQSKVVKSKSPALNVGYNSHKKVQTNVSSPQKRGVATRVGTMTPKKPNSALRKFARVRLSNLIEVTAYIPGIGHNLQEHSVVLIRGGRVKDLPGVRYHIVRGALDTAGVADRKQSRSKYGTKRPKG; from the coding sequence ATGCCTACAATTAACCAATTGGTTCGTAAACCACGTCAATCAAAAGTTGTTAAATCTAAATCACCAGCTTTGAACGTTGGTTACAACAGCCACAAAAAAGTTCAAACTAACGTATCTTCACCACAAAAACGTGGTGTTGCAACACGTGTTGGAACAATGACACCTAAAAAACCTAACTCAGCCCTTCGTAAATTTGCTCGTGTACGTTTGAGCAACCTTATCGAAGTTACTGCTTACATCCCAGGTATCGGACACAACCTCCAAGAACACAGCGTTGTTCTTATCCGTGGTGGACGTGTAAAAGACCTTCCAGGGGTACGTTACCACATCGTCCGTGGTGCACTTGATACTGCAGGTGTAGCTGATCGTAAACAAAGCCGTTCTAAATACGGTACTAAACGTCCTAAAGGGTAA
- the purR gene encoding pur operon repressor: MKLKRSERMVVISNYLINNPYKLTSLNTFAERYEAAKSSISEDVAIIKKAFEESQIGEIETVTGASGGVIFTPTISDEDARSLVENLCERLSESDRILPGGYLYLSDLLSTPSILKNVGRIIASAFKGQKIDAVMTVATKGVPLANAVADVLNIPFVIVRRDLKITEGSTVSVNYVSGSSNRIEKMFLSKRSLKPNSRVLIVDDFLKGGGTITGMISLLSEFDSELVGVAVFAENAKADRDIHEYKSLLTVSDIDVKSQKVEVEVGNIFDKSKA, translated from the coding sequence ATGAAATTAAAACGAAGTGAGCGTATGGTAGTGATTTCAAACTACCTGATTAATAATCCATATAAACTAACAAGTCTTAATACCTTTGCAGAGCGTTATGAAGCTGCTAAGTCGTCAATCTCAGAAGACGTTGCTATTATTAAAAAAGCTTTTGAAGAAAGTCAAATAGGGGAAATCGAAACAGTAACGGGTGCCTCTGGGGGTGTTATATTTACACCAACTATTTCTGATGAAGATGCAAGAAGTCTAGTTGAAAATCTTTGTGAACGCCTTTCTGAGAGTGATCGTATCTTGCCAGGTGGTTATCTCTATCTATCTGATTTATTAAGTACCCCATCGATTTTGAAAAATGTTGGTCGTATTATTGCTAGTGCTTTTAAAGGGCAAAAAATTGATGCTGTAATGACTGTTGCTACAAAAGGTGTGCCTTTGGCAAATGCAGTGGCAGATGTCTTGAATATTCCATTTGTTATTGTTCGTCGTGATCTGAAAATCACAGAAGGATCAACAGTCTCAGTAAACTACGTCAGTGGCTCAAGCAATCGTATTGAAAAAATGTTCCTTTCAAAACGCAGTTTGAAACCAAATAGTCGTGTTCTTATTGTTGATGATTTTCTTAAAGGTGGCGGCACTATTACCGGTATGATTAGTTTGCTTTCGGAATTTGATAGTGAGTTGGTGGGTGTAGCTGTATTTGCAGAGAATGCCAAAGCCGATCGAGACATTCATGAATACAAATCATTGCTCACTGTATCTGACATCGATGTAAAATCACAAAAAGTAGAAGTTGAAGTAGGTAATATTTTCGATAAATCAAAAGCTTAG